The following nucleotide sequence is from Acinonyx jubatus isolate Ajub_Pintada_27869175 chromosome E3, VMU_Ajub_asm_v1.0, whole genome shotgun sequence.
tgacaggtacagaaaacaacagatcagtggttgctaggggtgGGGGTAGACAAAGAAGTTGACCACAACAGGGCAGAGAATtttttgaggtgataaaaataCTCTACATCGAGACTGTAACTGAGGTGGTAGTTACAAAACTATGCATTTGGTAAAATTCATCGAAGTGTATACTAAAAAAGGTATATTGTACTGTTAACTATACCTCAGTTTTTGAACAAAGCCGAGACACTTAATATGAAACCTCAAATGATGGTTACCATATTTCATTTTAGGGAAGCCCAAGTCCAAGACCGCATTCATTCTATTTtcacagttttcttcttttctgagtaCTAATAGTATTATGTAGCCATCTGTAACAAACTGAGGAAAGTGGATACTGATACTGAAGATCCTTAGACCACTAAAAATCCTGGTCTTTATTCAGTTAAGGTATACGCTTAACATTAAATAAgacatctaggggcacctgggtggcgcagtcggttaagcgtccgacttcagccaggtcacgatctcgcggtccgtgagttcgagccccgcgtcaggctctgggctgatggctcggagcctggagcccgtttccgattctgtgtctgcccctcccctgttcatgctctgtctctctctgtcccaaaaataaataaaaaatgttgaaaaaaattaaaaaaaaaaaataagacatctaGAATATCAATAAAAGGGCTGTTAAATCAAAGTTCCAGCATCTCAAAGAACTCATTCTCTCTTCCAAAATCTACttcatggtttcttttctttaatgagaGGTGAAACAATCTTAAAGCACAGAGCAAACCTTAAACAAGGCCATCAAATGATACAGGTGCAATCCTTCCAATCCCATTTCTCCCTCAGCCCAGAGGAAAGTCTTGACTACCGTGCATTCCTTTCAGTTCTTTACTTTcttcacaaataaaatttaacagaCAAATGTCTCTTCAACTGTCCATCTCCTCCCCCCAATACCAAGGTTAACCCCCAATAGGAAAGTAAACTCCTTcctaatccattttttttttatttttttttcaacgtttatttatttttgggacagaaagagacagagcatgaacggggggaggggcagagagagagggagacacagaatcggaaacaggctccaggctctgagccatcagcccagagcctgacgcggggctcgaactcccggaccgcgagatcgtgacctggctgaagtcagacgcttaaccgactgcaccacccaggcgcccccctaatccattttaaatatcaCGCTTTTACACACATTTGCATATATCCCTCACCTATAATAGTAgcagtattttaaagttttatctctagtgcttcatattttttaacaaaaactatATAcatcaaaactgtatttttaaagtatatctaTAGAAAAAAGCTAGCAGCAAACAAAATGTCAACAACTGCTTATTCTCAGTATCAGGCGATTTTTCAAAGGGTGCacctagtgtttatttattttcccctacAATACAGTAAGCCCCATGAGAACTTGTTCAAGCTATGGAAAGAACCCATGAGATGTTTATGTCCCTGTCACTCAGATGACACTGTGGTAATGGAATCGGATTTCCAGCGTAAACATTTTCTGAGAATTGAGGGCAGGGAAAAAGCAGATGTTGTTTCAGGTAAGTAACAATAACCTCTTACCTGATATGAGGACAGATGCTGTATACTTATATTTGTTGAATTCCAAATACTCCcgaattaattcattaattagaAGGTTTTCATGAGACAACGGTGGTCGGGGTTCACTTTCATCATTCAGGGCATTGAAAACTTCAGCTCGGATCCTTGCTTTTAAATGCCCTAATACTCCTCTTTTCTCCAAGGTGTCCTTTAAAactgttaaatataaaatattatgtttcaATTATAGAACAAAtttggtcattctttttttttttttttttaagtaatctctacatcaacatggagctcgaactcattcaaattcttgagatcaagagtcgcacactccaccaactgagccagccaggcacccctcaattctTAGGCATACttggaagaaaaatgtgtaaCTAGTAAAGTGGCCTAATACCCACTGTTTCGATCTAAACAATGTGCTAAATGGAAGTTATCCAATTAGCTACCACAATTcatgtttgtaataaaaatataaagttctcAAGTTGCCATGATttgctattttaatatatttaggcAAAGTCAAGTTTATCTTTCTAACATCATCACTGTCAGTAGCTATAGTCTGGTATGCATCTTTAgtgagggaggaaaagggagcaTAGAATTAGCTCACCAGAGCCTGAAATTAACCCTTACTGTCTCGTATGTTTTCAAGAGTGTTTAGCACTGCAGATAGGGTCTACATGTCACGAAAATCTCTGGTGTAGAAAGATGATTAAAGACAATGAATGCATTCCATAAAAGGAAGGAATATGTTGTCTTTTGATAAAAACCTATGCTATCCAGAACCCTTGGGGAATGGCCCATTCAGAGCAAAAAGgtattttgggtttgttttttttaagacacaaGTTAATTTCCTAAAAAAACAACAGGATTCTGAAATTATAAGCCTAGTTAGAAATCTAACACGTAGATTAGCCTAGTTAGAAATCTATCACTGCCACCTTGAGACATCGGGGATATATATGTTGAGTGTAATCTAACTTCTTGAGGAGCAAGGGTCGGATTGCTGTATCAGTTATGATAATGAGATTTAACTATAAATGTTAGTATAGATACTGACGGGCACAGGGCTGAATTGGCATCATTCCTTGCAGTGATCTGGAACCTTCTTCGTTCACATTGTCCCTCAAGGCTAAGTAACAAACCCAGACAATCAACACCTCTCACccacagtgcctagaacacagtAAGAGCTCAAAAACTCTACCTGGGAGCATTATAATACAGGGTGTAATAAACATAGTTTAATACATACTGTGCCCTACCCGAGGCACCAAATAAGTAcatcaacataaagaaaaactCATAAACAGAGCCCAAAGAACTTATCCATTTGTCATAAAATTCCTTTAAAGCTTTAttatacaacaacaaaaacctgggTCTTAGGATTCCATTACAGAGATACAATCTAGACTGAATTTTAACCTTTCTTGCTCCTTGTTTTTAAATCATCCCTTCAACCTTTTGGCAGGTATGCAAGTACAGTTATCACCCAATCAGACTTTGTAACAGGCCCATAAAAGGAAGGTCCAGCCTTATCACAGTCTTGGGATCATAACCGAACCCGTTCTTTAACTCCATCTTTGGAAGCAGATGGGAGAGTTTTCGCTGGCCAGGATCCTGTCCCAAAGGCTGTATGTGCACACAGCACAGCCTCAAACTCAGCACAGAAATGCGAATTAATGAAGCTGCAGTTAGGAAATCTAGGCTGTCCGTCTCATCGCCAGCTCACGCCTCAGTTGCCCTCTCCAACATGATGAGCTCCACCTCTCGGAGGCAGAACCAAGGGAGATGCAAAGATGTGCAAGCTTCAAAAAGGCACAAGTCCATACAATGTACGATAACTGACTGGGAAACACATTGTCACTGAGATTCTCTTCAACACAGAGCATATTCAGAACCGGGCAACGCAGAAAAAACATAAAGGGCTCCCTAGATCTGTGAAGGACACTCACTCCTAAACCCCAGAGTTACATCTTCTTTTGGGGTTCTGTATTATTTTGCCCTTCCTGctatttattatgtttaaaacACGGTGCTATAACAACTTCAGAAAGAGGTTCTTAACTTGCCTTAATATCccaaaatacctttattttttttaagtttatttatttggggggggggggagagcacatgagcaggaagaggggcagggagagaggatcccaagcaggctccccacggtcagcgcagagcccccacgtggggctccaactcgcaaccgcaggatcgtgacctgagcctaaatcaagagcgggtggcttaacccactgagccacccaggtgccccccttcccAAAGTATCTTTAAATCCtctgaagaggggcgcctgggtggctcagtgggttaagcctctgactcttgatttaggctcaggtcacgatctcgtgtgagttcgagccctggcatcgggctccgtggtggcagtgcaaagcctgcttgggattctgtccctctccctctcaaaataaataaataaactgaaaaaaatcttaaaaaaaaaaaaaagataaatcctcTGGAGCTGATGCAATATCACATGTGTTACGTATTCCCTGCGGGGAGTGAGATCGGATTCCCGTGAACTCTGTTCTTGTAGATAAAGGCATGCCTTTTCCAGGACTGTTCACCAGCCCGGCGCCCAAACACACATTTACATCAATGCTTCCAGCATCCTCTTCTGAAAGGGATTCAACCCCTCCCTGCCAAATCTTTAAGAATTACTGATTTGGATCCCAAGTTCCCTGAAAACTCAACTGGTTTTATTAACTGGGTAGCAGTATCACCCACGGATTAAGACCTGGACTTCAGGTGCGGCTGATCTAGGCTCTCGCACCGGGCCTCCTAGCGAAGGAGCTTTGCGCGAGCTATTTCACCTCTCGGCACCTCTATTTCCCAgtctataaaatgggcatgacATTGTGACACAGGATCTATTATGCAATACTGGGATCGGGTAGTGCTTGACATTTAAGGCTCTGTCGCTTATAACTATAACTACTATTATTTGTCTGGACATGCGATCACACAAAATCAACGGTGAACAAACGTTTCCAGCTGAATCGACTCGCACCTTTGTGGAACTCTGCTGAAAACTCCAGGAGAATGGCCAGGCAGCTTCCCACcgccagtttttccccatggagagCGGGACGCACCTCACAGGTGGTTGCAAGGATTCAGTGACAACTAAGCTAACGGTTTGGGATTGTACCTAACCCCAAAAATGGCTGTAGGTACTGTCATCGCTCAGTCCCACATGAAGGAAGCGGCCCAAAGCTTCGGCCCGAGAGCGGTCTCACAAATGCGCCCAGAGGCCCAACGTGCAGGACTGCAGGCCCCTCGGGCACATGAGGGTCCCGCAGCTCCTGCTCCAGCTCAAAGCCGATTCCAAAACTGCCCCAGTGCGACCGCTTCCCTCACACAGGGCCCGGGCGCAGCGGCCGCCACACCAACCGGACGCTCTGCCGACCCTAACGCCGCAGAACGAGCCCCGCGCCCCCGGAAAGCCGGACTCTGTTTCGCGCGCGCTCCTTTCGCTCCATCCTTTTCACAAGAGGAAGGCCAGACGCCTTTCACCCAGCAAACGGCCCACGCGCACTCACCAGCCTTGAGCTCGGCGACAGTCGCCATCTTTCAACCGCCGTCAGGGGCGCGCCTCGGCTGTGCGCACGCGCAGCTCCGCCCCTCTCTGCGGCATGGTCTACAGCCAATAGGTGCGCCGCTCTAGCTACACTCGGTCCCACCCCTTTCAGTTTTCTCTCTCCGGGGTTGGTTGGGTGGTGACTCTCCGGAGGGATTTCACCAATCAGCGAGTTCTCTAGGTGCtgcgggaggagggaggaggagtcaGGACTAAGACCCTTTACCTTTGCGTGCCACTGGCACTTCAGTTGACTAATATTTCCGACGTTTCCCCACTGCTCGTCTCTGCAGCCTCAGGGACTAATTGTCAATGGTTACCATGTGTTGAgcctgtggttctcaaacttgagagtGTCTGAGAATCACCTTGAAGACTTGTTAAAAGGCCCCACTCCTGAGGTTGCTGATTTAGTCAATCTAGGATGAGATCCGAGAACTGCTTTTCTAACGAGTTCTCAGGTGACGGGGATGCTGCTGGCCTGGGGATCACACCTTGAGAACCCCTGTATTAAGTACTTACTAGGAGCCTGACAGTGTGCTAAATCTTACACACTTTGGCTCATTGATTTCTCTactattactcccattttacaaaggaggcaACTGAGTCTTTGATAACTGATGAGGCCTAACCAAGATCACCAGCAAAGGGAGGTGATTGGAATCCAGGCCTCTTACTTTTCTAGGCCTGTTCTCTTCCACTGACACTTAATACTGGGTAGTACACATGAGGAGTCCAAGAGCTATCTGTGAATAATTGATGAACCATCCCAGTTTTGTACCCAAAACAGTGGGAGGTTCTGTGATTCCAGTTAGGAATCCAATTCTATGCTTCCTTCCATTGCCAGGAAGGCCAGCATCTGTGACTTAGATCATAGAACAGTGCTCTTTAAACTGCTAGTCTTTACCCATAGTaggttttaaaatctatttattagTGGCCCCCggtgaacatatttttaatgaaatggaatGGAACAAACAGCAAACAAGGAAATACTGTTTTTTGAAACTTTTGTTTCAGTCATGATGTGTGTGTCCTCATTcctggtgtattttttttaataacaaaaaatgtataatgtttatttttgagagaaacagaatgtgagcaggggaggggcagagagagagggagacacagaatcggaagcaggctccaagctctgagctgtcagcacagagccagatgcagggcttaaactcacaaattatgacatcatgacctgagtccaagtcggtcgctcaactgactgagctacctgactatgcccctttaatttttttctttctaatgtttatttttgagagacagagagacagagcatgagagagggagatgcagaattcaaagcaggctccaggctccgagctgtcagcatagagcctaacctggggctcaaactcatgaacagtgagatcatgacctgagccaaagttggacacttagctgactgagcctacccaggtgcccccgtccttttttaaagtttatttatcttgagagagagagagagaacatgtgcacatgcaagtgggagaggggcagagaaggagagagaaagagagggagagagagagaatcccaagaaggctctgcactgtgagctcagagcccaatgcagggcttgaactcacaaaccacgaaatcacaatctgagctgatttgggacgcttaaccgactgagccacccaggcatcccctaatTTTGACCTTGTAGAACTCAGATCTGTTCTGTAAATTTAGAAAGGCCCTATTCATCCCACTTCCCTATTCTGTAAAATCCACAGAGCCTGAATTCCTGGCCAACAACTCAAGAGATTTATAAGGATTAACTAAATTCCATAGGTAGGAAGTTTGAGCTCCTCAGAGAAAAGCATTGCTGGATATGTTGATGAGgaactcagagagagagacaaatagtAATGCAATTGATTGATTAGTAGTGGTAATCATTACAATAGTTAATATCCATTGCCACTCTCTGTGTGACAGGTACACCTCTAAAGCCTTACTTAAAGTTGTCACCAACAACCCGATGAGGTAGATACTCACACAGCAATCATCTAAAGTaaaatttcagggtgcctgggtggctcagtcagttaggcgtccaatttcagctcaggtcatgatctcaggggttgtgTGTTTAgaccccgtattgggctctgtgctgacagctcagagcctggaacctgcttaggattctgtgtctcctactctctctgcccctcccccacttcttatcactcactctctctctctctctctctctgtctctcaaaactaaatattaagaaatatgtatataaggtaaaatttcattgaaaaaCATGTACTGAAATTGGGTACTACACtgtgctggaaaggatgtggggaaacaggCATCACCATTCCTCGCTGGAATGTGGGTGTATTGGCCCCACCTTCTCAGAAGGCTATTTGGCAATATCTAGTCAATCTTTCACaccctatgacccatcaattcCAGTTTTAGAAATGTGTCTTACACATACACTCACATCTAATTACCAACGATATGTGCATAAGAATATTCAGTGTAGCCCTGTTTATAGTAGACAAAAATCTTTATGTGTccatcagaatggctgaaatgaaaacaagCCACGATGACAATACCAAATGCCGGTGAGTGTGCATACATTGCCGGTAGAAATCCAAAGTGGTAGAGTCACTTTGGGAATTGTTTTGGCAACTGCTTATGAAGCCAAACATACACTCACCATTCAACTCGGTAATCCACTCCTCGCTGTTacccaggagaaataaaaacttaacgtCTACACAAAAGCCAGTATGAAATAATCGCAGATCTATTTGTGATCGTCCCACCTGGAAATGACCTAATGCCTTCCAGCTGGTGAATGGATATAAATTAGCTGTAGTATATGCCTGTACCATGGAATAACAaatactcaataataaaaaggaaccGGTCACTGATAgctgcaacaacgtggatgaatctcagaCGCATTGTGCTTGGTGAAAGAATCAGGACTCAAAAAGCTACATCaggtatgattccacttacatattTTGGAAGAGGCAAAGTCTCTTTGGTGTGAactttggaaaagtgtgtggaaggtggttgccaggggctgggatgaATGAAGGGGACTGTCTATAAAGATGGAATAACATGATTTGGGGAGTCCTGGAACTGTTCTACATCTTGATTGTGACTATGTGATTGTATGCATTTATCAAAAGTCATGTATGAATTCATCAAAATTCATCCTCAGACGGCCCCCAAACTCCCCTACCCTGCACCCTCATCATGGCAGTGCGGCCTCCATACACTGGGGCTGTGATTCTGTTCACACCAGTGCCCACACTGGATTGCTTCGCAGGACAGAAACCTTACCTGTCTTGCTCATCTCTGGTcgaacaaatatttatagaatgaatgaatgaagtcccGCAAAGCAACGCATCTCACAGATGAAACTGACATGGAGACAACTAACTGGCCAGAAGCAAGTAGACCGTGTGGCGGGAGTGGAATTATACTCCAGCTTTTCTCTACAGTGACTGACGAAATGCAACCCGTGGAGGTTACAGGTTCCGACTTCTGAACTGTGGCACATACATGGTTCTCACCCTGGAATGTTGACATGTGGGAggttttaatgtagatttttttttttgcaggggttGGGGAAGGTGGTGGATATTAATGTCAGTCCTTTGGAGGAAGTAAAAAGGATCCGCCAGGTAAAATGAGAATGCCACCTTTTGAACcttttgaaaggtttttttttttttcagagggatGAGCAATACATTTATTCAATGCCTTGTTTACCAAAAGGATTAGGGATTAAGGAATTCTTGAGTAACTCTTGGGTGAAACGTGTTTTATCAGAGGAACCCAGCTGGACAAAGTTGAGTTTAAACGAGTCGAGTGTCTTACGGAGATTTAGTTATGCCCTCCTGGTAGGCATGACTTTTCTTAGGATGTGCAGCAAGAGGCAGTAGAGAGtaggaaggcggggggggggggggggggaaatccgTAGATGGAATTTTACAAATTGGAGACAACTACATTATAGAAACAGTATCTCCTTGTCAGACAAGTCGAGGCAGCTTTTGAAAATATGAcacattgggggcgcctgggtggctcagtcggttaagcatacaacttcagctcaggtcatgatctcgtggcccatgagttcgggccccgtgtcaggctctgtgctgacagctcagagcctggagcctgctcctgatctgtgtctcgctctctctctgctcctcccccactcacggtctgtctcgctctcaaaaataaacattaaaaaattttttttgcgggggggcgcctggctggttcagtcagttgagcgtccgacttcggctcaggtcatgatctcacagttcgtgagttcgagccccgcgtggggctctgtgctgacagctcagagcctggagcctgcttctgattctgtgccccctctctctccgccccacccctgcttgtgctttgtctctctctgtctttcaaaaatgagaaaacattaaaaaatttttttaataaattaaaaataaaaaacaataaatttttttttaaatttgaaaatatgacaTGCCTCCACATCGGCCATTCATGGCCACCAAGACGATGGCAACCGCTTCTGAactgctgattcaaagggatggGCCTGAAATCCCAGgggaattcaaattcaaattcaaatcccTCCTTTCTGGATTTATGAAGGGGGAAAGttgcttctttctgtctctatgtgcAATATCGTTGCTCTGAGCACACTCCAAAAAAACAGGAGCGGCCGTTGGTTTTGAAGTACTCACCCCTATACTAGATACTGTGTGAGACATTTTGTGGGCACCACTCAATCCATTCCCAGGAGGCTGGTGCTACGGTTATTCTGATTTAAAGGTGAGACTGAGAAATTGAAGCGACCTGCGCGAGTTCAGACAGTTGGGCCGAGTCTCAACCACATTCACAGTCTGATGCCAGGTCCTAGGGTTTCCTCTGCTCACGTGGACAGATGGTTTCATATTCCAGCTGGATGAGATGAACCTGTGCTGGGTGGTTGCTGCAATGGGCTCACAGCTCTGCACACTGAGGACTTTTGCATGCTGGAAAAGAATATGGGACCCCGTTGATGCCCTCCCCCAAACCTCCCCCAGTTTTCCTAATCTTTGTTCCCTGAAgggcttccctttcctctctgacGTTGTGAGAATATACACACTAAAACGAAAGCAGAGAGGGGTCAGGCGCTTTGCTCGAGGCCACGTAGGGGACTGGTGGCACAGAGCCAGTCTGGAACCCAGCCAGGCAAGGGGATACCTGGATGGGTCACCCTGCTGCTGGCTCTGCTGGTCACCATCACTGGCTCTTGATGACATTCTCACAAACACATCCTTGGCCCCCTGCAGCTCTGATGGACCTACCTGTGACACCACGGCGGGGTCCTCAGAAGGGGGAGTGAGTGCTGGCTGGGTATGGGTGCCTCAAGCATGAAAccaaaggaaggcagaaaaggcCTTTACCAGCTCCCCCTTCACCTTGGTCAGCTCCTGCCCTGGGCGCTCATCGTTCTGGAGATGCTTCTTGTTCGCAAGCGGGACGATGGGCATGTCGGGGCCGAATCGCTTGACATCCGGACTCCATTTTTCTAGGATGTTTTCTAAACTATTAAGCCTGTCAGCAGAGAAATGCGTCAGGAGAGCATGAGTGTCCAGGTAGGAGAGGGGCCTCCAGTGATCACAATCTTCCTGCCCAGCTGTGTGCCACAAAGCCCGCTCGACCCCCTTTCCATCCACTTTGACATCTGCCACATGGTTCTCAGCCACTGTGGGTCCATACACCTCTGAGGACCGGTTCTTACTAAAGACACTGCACAGGGCTTACTGGCCAATGAGGAAGACAGCGAgtagtaaaatatttaattacaaacTGATATGGTAGTGTAATTCATACAGAGACCTGGAGGGCCCTGCCCTACAActggggaggtggttggggaaaGTTTCTATATAAGCATCTATTTTTCTGTGTAACAGCcatccccaaacttagtggcttaaaacagcaatgtttatttttgtctacaaAGCTGCAATTTGGGCAGAATCTGGCCTGGACAGCAAGACTGCGCCCCACATGGCATCAGCCAGGGGCAGCTTGACTGGGATGGTTGGGTCTACTTTCTTAAGGACACAATTTACCATAACACTCACCCTTTTCAACTCTACaactcagtggtttttagtagGTCCACAAGGTTGTGCAGCCATCATCAGGATCTGATTCCAGGACATTCTTATTTCCCTAAAAAGAAATCTTGTGCCCATTAAGAGTCACTCCCCATGcttccctctctccagcccctggcaatccctactctactttctgtccctataggGGTTAACATTCTGgggatttcatataaatagaaacatacaatatgtggtctctTGTGTCTGTCAAGTTTCTGGAggatccacttttttttttaattttttttaacgtttatttatttttgagacagagagagacagagcatgaacaggggagggtcagagagagggagacacagaatctgaaacaggctccaggctctgagctatcagcacagagcccgacacggggctcgaactcacaaaccgcgagatcatgacctgagccgaagtcggccgcttaaccaactgagccacccaggcgcccctggaggatCCACTTTT
It contains:
- the CEP20 gene encoding centrosomal protein 20 isoform X2, whose protein sequence is MATVAELKAVLKDTLEKRGVLGHLKARIRAEVFNALNDESEPRPPLSHENLLINELIREYLEFNKYKYTASVLISESGQPVVPLDRQFLIRELNAFEESKDNTI